CGCACGATGCGGGATTGTACGGCAACCTCATCACGCAAGGCACGTTTCTCGACGATGCGCTCCTCGACCGGCTGCTCGCAGCAGGCCTCGATCACGTGCAGATCAGCGTTCAAGCCGACGAGGCCGTACTCGCCGACGAGATTGCCGGCGCGCACGTCCACGAGAAAAAACTCGACGCGCTCGCGCGCGTCGCTAAACGCGACGTCGCGCTCACGCTCAACTGCGTGCTGCACCGGCGCAACCACGACGCGATCGAAGCGATCGTCGCGCTCGCCGAGCGTTTTGGCGTCAGCCGTCTGGAGCTGGCGAACGTACAGTTCTATGGGTGGGCCTATCGCAATCGCGCCGCGCTGATGCCCACGCGCGAACAAGTGCGTCGCGGCGAAGCGGTCGTCGATGCCGCACGCGAGCGGCTGCGCGGCGTCATGGACATCGTCTACGTACTGCCCGACTATTTTGGCGATTTTCCCAAACCGTGCATGAACGGGTGGGGCAGCACCTTTCTGACCGTTGCCCCGAATGGTGACGTGCTGCCATGTCCCGCCGCATCGGCCATCGACGGCATGACGTTCGAAAACGTGCGCGCGCGTTCGCTGGCCGAGATCTGGAACTCGTCCGAAGCGTTCGCGCGCTTTCGCGGCACCGATTGGATGCCGGAGCCTTGCCACTCGTGCGAGCGGCGGGAAACCGATTGGGGCGGCTGCCGCTGCCAAGCGTTTCTGCTTGCCGGCGACGCCGGGGCTACCGACCCGGCCTGCTCGCTCAGCCCGCATCACGACGTCGTCGTGCGCCTGCGCGACGGTGACGACGAAGCCGCCGCCGTTGCGCGTCTCCGGTGATTTTTCGTATTCTCGGATCCGCCGCCGGCGGCGGCGTTCCGCAATGGAATTGTGCCTGCGCGAACTGCATCGCCGCGCGTAGCGGCGTCGCGCCCCGGCGCACGCAGTCCGGTGCGGCGGTCAGCGCCGATGGCGATCGGTGGCTCCTCCTCAACTGTTCGCCGGACATAGCAGCGCAGATCGAAACGTTCGCGCCGCTGCAGCCGCGCTCGCTGCGCGATACGCCGATCGACGGTATCGCACTCACCGATGCAAACGTGGACCATTTGGGGGGCTTGGCGGCGCTGCGTCAATCGGGCAAGCATCGATTCGCGAT
Above is a window of Candidatus Baltobacteraceae bacterium DNA encoding:
- the pqqE gene encoding pyrroloquinoline quinone biosynthesis protein PqqE, with translation MNAPRPLSLLCELTYRCNLQCPYCYNPLDLRRYDDELTASQWERVLAEAAAMGVVQAHFSGGEPTLYRGLERLVAAAHDAGLYGNLITQGTFLDDALLDRLLAAGLDHVQISVQADEAVLADEIAGAHVHEKKLDALARVAKRDVALTLNCVLHRRNHDAIEAIVALAERFGVSRLELANVQFYGWAYRNRAALMPTREQVRRGEAVVDAARERLRGVMDIVYVLPDYFGDFPKPCMNGWGSTFLTVAPNGDVLPCPAASAIDGMTFENVRARSLAEIWNSSEAFARFRGTDWMPEPCHSCERRETDWGGCRCQAFLLAGDAGATDPACSLSPHHDVVVRLRDGDDEAAAVARLR